A part of Limihaloglobus sulfuriphilus genomic DNA contains:
- a CDS encoding twin-arginine translocation signal domain-containing protein, whose translation MDRRNFLKNSGMAAAAFALSGCNQSSKIFSGLKRSSKPNIVFIYVDDQDRADLSCYGGNLLMPNIDSLTQESMRFDRFYVSSPVCTPSRFSALTGRYACRGAEMQKIWPVFTVSRTRLPR comes from the coding sequence ATGGATAGAAGAAATTTTTTAAAGAACAGCGGTATGGCTGCCGCGGCTTTTGCGCTTTCAGGCTGTAATCAAAGCTCAAAAATCTTTTCCGGTTTAAAACGCAGCTCAAAACCTAATATCGTTTTTATATATGTTGACGACCAGGACAGGGCCGACCTTAGCTGTTACGGCGGCAATCTTCTGATGCCAAACATCGACAGTCTGACACAGGAGAGTATGCGGTTTGACAGGTTCTATGTATCATCTCCCGTCTGCACGCCAAGCAGGTTTTCCGCGTTAACCGGAAGATACGCCTGCAGGGGCGCGGAGATGCAGAAAATCTGGCCGGTGTTTACGGTGAGCAGAACACGATTGCCCAGGTGA
- a CDS encoding sulfatase, which produces MKKNGYKTGIAGKWMQGVSDKVQMMDGSLDARDPDVAKRVKENYKHLQESVKSTGFDYAESLYYVNPGQWWSDAPLYTPKELRHHNQEWITKGAIDFIEQSKDEPFFLYMPTTMVHDPMAHDSIKADPQVTQAGYLDEAPDVQPPRHTIFERLKGRGIDFDNIKPEQEMQAHFLSGTLWLDDGIGAVLDKLDELALADNTVVIYASDNGRKAKFSTYDSAAKMPCLIRWPGKIKPDSVCNELASNIDFAPTIYDICGITPPSNAVIDGKSLLPALTGGRYKRDHIFMEITVERAVVTDDRFKYIAVRYPPQIREKVDKGELYNHWCQPMEFGVWGHSYNAELYYPSYFDADQLYDLSKDPHEQNNLADNPDYSEKLTQMKKIMRMYSRNLPHPFAEFKKKNQS; this is translated from the coding sequence ATGAAGAAAAACGGTTACAAAACCGGCATTGCGGGAAAATGGATGCAAGGCGTCAGTGACAAAGTCCAGATGATGGACGGCTCTCTCGATGCCCGGGATCCTGATGTCGCAAAACGGGTAAAAGAAAATTACAAACACCTGCAGGAATCCGTGAAAAGCACGGGTTTTGATTATGCCGAGAGCCTTTATTATGTAAATCCCGGTCAGTGGTGGAGTGATGCCCCGTTATACACTCCAAAAGAGCTTAGACATCACAATCAGGAATGGATTACTAAGGGAGCGATAGATTTTATCGAACAATCAAAAGACGAGCCGTTCTTTCTTTATATGCCCACTACGATGGTGCATGATCCAATGGCCCATGACAGCATAAAGGCCGACCCGCAGGTTACGCAGGCAGGCTACCTGGACGAGGCTCCGGATGTTCAGCCGCCGCGGCACACGATTTTTGAAAGGCTCAAAGGCAGGGGTATTGACTTTGACAATATTAAACCTGAGCAGGAGATGCAGGCTCATTTTCTCTCCGGAACGCTCTGGCTTGATGACGGCATAGGCGCAGTGCTCGACAAACTGGACGAATTGGCTCTGGCGGATAATACCGTTGTCATATACGCCAGCGATAACGGAAGAAAAGCCAAGTTCTCAACCTATGATTCAGCGGCCAAGATGCCCTGCCTGATCAGATGGCCAGGGAAAATAAAACCGGACAGCGTCTGCAATGAACTTGCCTCGAACATAGATTTCGCGCCTACGATATATGACATCTGCGGCATCACCCCGCCGTCGAATGCCGTGATCGACGGCAAGAGCCTTTTGCCGGCTCTGACGGGAGGCCGCTATAAAAGGGATCATATTTTCATGGAGATAACGGTTGAAAGAGCTGTGGTAACTGATGACCGGTTCAAATATATAGCCGTGCGCTATCCTCCTCAAATACGGGAAAAAGTTGACAAGGGCGAGTTGTATAACCATTGGTGTCAGCCGATGGAGTTCGGGGTGTGGGGGCATTCCTACAATGCCGAGCTGTATTACCCGTCGTATTTTGATGCCGACCAGCTCTACGACCTCAGCAAAGACCCTCACGAACAAAATAATCTTGCAGACAACCCTGACTATTCTGAAAAACTAACTCAGATGAAAAAAATTATGCGAATGTACAGCAGGAATCTGCCCCATCCCTTTGCGGAATTTAAAAAGAAAAATCAGTCATAA
- a CDS encoding FAD-dependent oxidoreductase: protein MVALLSSSALAQKADILIAGGSLGGTAAALQSCRMAQDFGISRIIITEYTDWLGGQATSQGVTALDENIWVGMHGRYDVAASRLYYQWSDTVRNIYRPDALHTAMTTHRTGPQESELRKQDINRVRSDTFCPGNDWASRLSYLPKDGVKTINQMLEPYISSGLLEVYYNCQPVEVYKQNEKITGVRFKRNDGSDFTVEAKVVIDATELGDLLPLSGTEYRVGVEASMDTMEPSLFDKDNKPIFDRMYADGAQSFTYTFALEWCDPKEDHRGDWNERPADYDELKKDFGLNSYLFARTNVYNMSLGNAWPGESFWSYRRMYDAMNFNPDIKPDLYPRFRDGEWITEFDPEKTGWAFIPSTASTNIGDIAEINWGSNDYKGGTIIDVPLEIRARRLQEAKDLSIAFLYWMWYECPRDPADITKDWRDEENFSIDPVTGKNRGYANLKLRKDVFDTEDGLSKYPYIRESRRILPIRRVREQDVAGPTTNRARNFHDSLGIGHYYIMDSHASTERAQIAGRPCSQFQLPMRAMVPVKTEGLLPGCKNAGLTHLTSAAYRMHPTEFQFGQAAAVMAAMNIKHGLEFREMLELSPNPLNPSPAEIALRKVQYELLQAGTPIYWNFDAGWKHDEFIAVQFACVLGIIEPVENKFLPEADFTRADAVKAAYALNAARHRDVFNTRFNDVDISKKAELAEALSCLEDKKALSWLAGNKFQPESAITADEFSRTLAAVTGMDVKSAGAENLTRAGAARLVFDYLSELYQLTK, encoded by the coding sequence ATGGTCGCGTTATTGTCATCTTCAGCCCTTGCTCAGAAAGCGGATATCCTCATCGCCGGCGGCTCGCTTGGCGGAACGGCGGCGGCCCTGCAAAGCTGCCGCATGGCGCAGGACTTCGGCATCAGCAGGATAATCATCACCGAATATACCGACTGGCTCGGCGGACAAGCGACAAGCCAGGGTGTAACCGCCCTTGACGAAAATATCTGGGTTGGTATGCACGGCAGATACGACGTCGCCGCGAGCAGGCTTTATTACCAGTGGAGTGACACCGTGCGAAACATTTATCGCCCTGATGCCCTGCATACTGCAATGACAACTCACAGAACCGGCCCGCAGGAGAGCGAGCTTCGCAAACAGGACATTAACCGCGTCAGGTCCGACACGTTCTGCCCGGGTAATGACTGGGCTTCACGGCTCTCGTATCTGCCAAAAGACGGTGTAAAGACAATCAACCAGATGCTTGAGCCGTATATCAGCAGCGGGCTGCTGGAGGTGTATTATAATTGTCAGCCCGTTGAGGTTTACAAGCAGAACGAGAAAATTACCGGCGTCAGGTTTAAAAGAAATGACGGGTCTGATTTCACTGTCGAGGCGAAGGTTGTCATCGACGCCACCGAGCTGGGAGACCTTCTGCCGCTAAGCGGTACAGAATACCGCGTCGGTGTCGAGGCGTCTATGGATACGATGGAGCCGAGTTTGTTTGACAAGGATAACAAGCCGATTTTTGACCGTATGTACGCAGACGGCGCTCAGTCGTTCACCTATACATTTGCTCTTGAGTGGTGCGACCCAAAAGAAGATCACCGCGGCGACTGGAACGAGAGACCCGCCGATTATGATGAGCTGAAAAAGGATTTCGGACTTAATTCATACCTGTTCGCCCGGACAAACGTTTACAACATGAGCCTTGGCAACGCCTGGCCCGGGGAGAGCTTCTGGTCGTACCGGCGGATGTATGATGCGATGAATTTTAATCCGGATATCAAACCGGATCTGTACCCGAGATTTCGTGATGGTGAATGGATCACCGAGTTTGACCCCGAAAAAACCGGCTGGGCATTTATCCCCAGTACCGCAAGCACCAATATCGGCGATATCGCCGAGATAAACTGGGGCTCAAACGACTACAAGGGCGGCACAATAATCGATGTTCCCCTGGAAATACGCGCCCGCCGCCTGCAGGAAGCAAAAGATCTCTCTATCGCGTTTCTCTACTGGATGTGGTACGAGTGCCCCAGAGACCCCGCGGATATAACAAAGGACTGGCGGGACGAGGAGAACTTCTCTATTGATCCGGTTACCGGCAAGAACCGCGGCTATGCCAACCTCAAGCTGCGAAAAGATGTATTTGACACAGAGGACGGGCTCAGCAAATACCCCTATATCAGAGAATCACGCAGAATATTACCGATCCGCCGCGTGCGTGAGCAGGATGTCGCAGGGCCTACAACCAACCGCGCGAGGAACTTTCATGACAGCCTGGGTATCGGACATTACTATATTATGGATTCACACGCCTCAACCGAACGGGCTCAAATCGCCGGCCGTCCCTGTTCGCAGTTTCAGCTGCCGATGAGGGCGATGGTACCGGTCAAAACAGAAGGCCTGCTGCCCGGCTGCAAAAATGCCGGTCTCACCCACCTTACCTCCGCGGCGTACCGAATGCATCCGACAGAGTTTCAGTTTGGCCAGGCGGCGGCGGTGATGGCGGCTATGAACATAAAGCATGGCCTGGAGTTTCGCGAGATGCTTGAATTATCGCCGAATCCGCTCAACCCCTCACCTGCTGAGATAGCGTTGCGGAAGGTGCAATATGAGCTGTTGCAGGCCGGCACACCGATATATTGGAATTTTGACGCGGGCTGGAAGCATGACGAATTTATTGCTGTTCAGTTTGCCTGCGTTTTGGGGATTATCGAGCCTGTTGAGAATAAATTCCTGCCTGAGGCGGACTTCACCAGGGCAGACGCCGTCAAAGCCGCTTACGCCCTGAACGCTGCCAGGCATCGCGACGTTTTCAACACCCGTTTTAACGATGTTGATATTTCCAAAAAGGCAGAACTTGCGGAGGCGTTGAGCTGTTTAGAAGACAAAAAAGCCCTGAGCTGGCTTGCGGGCAACAAATTCCAGCCCGAATCAGCCATCACCGCCGACGAGTTTTCCAGAACACTCGCCGCGGTAACCGGTATGGACGTAAAATCAGCCGGTGCAGAAAATCTCACACGCGCCGGCGCCGCCCGGCTGGTATTTGATTATCTAAGCGAGCTTTATCAGCTGACAAAATAA
- the tnpA gene encoding IS200/IS605 family transposase, with protein MRLPCMQNNLVHFFVVISVCIYYIQNMPQSIAQIYVHIIFSTKERYPFIDGPIENELYAYIGKIIFNLNGIPFIINGTADHIHILMCMPRTESLSKCLEQIKKNSSKWIKTKAEGGILTKFQWQRGYGAFSVSSSQKQKTIEYIKSQKQHHTRVTFKQEYLSFLKRYNVDFDPEYVWD; from the coding sequence ATGCGATTGCCCTGTATGCAAAACAACCTTGTGCATTTTTTTGTTGTAATATCGGTTTGTATATATTACATTCAAAATATGCCGCAATCTATCGCACAAATATACGTTCATATAATATTCAGCACAAAAGAGCGATACCCGTTCATTGACGGGCCAATCGAAAACGAGTTATACGCGTATATAGGTAAAATCATTTTCAACCTCAACGGGATTCCATTCATAATCAACGGAACCGCGGATCATATACATATATTGATGTGTATGCCACGGACTGAGTCGCTCTCCAAATGTCTGGAACAGATCAAGAAGAACAGCAGCAAATGGATCAAAACCAAAGCCGAAGGCGGCATTTTAACGAAGTTCCAGTGGCAGAGAGGTTACGGCGCATTTTCTGTCAGCAGCTCCCAAAAGCAAAAAACTATCGAGTACATAAAATCCCAGAAACAGCACCACACCCGGGTCACTTTTAAACAGGAATATCTGAGTTTTCTCAAAAGATACAATGTAGATTTTGATCCCGAATATGTGTGGGATTAA
- a CDS encoding ISAs1 family transposase, which translates to MKKEQNQRRLMDYFSTIEDPRVERTRKHELSDILSIAICAIICGADGWTQVEEFAQCKEEWFKSFLSLPNGIPSHDTFGRVFSSLKPDSFEQCFLEWVNALAQKSEGRLIAIDGKTMRRSVDYASEKAAVHMVNAWCDTNKMVIGQIATETKSNEITAIPKLLELIDLDGAVVTTDAMGCQKEIANAVIENDGDYILQLKANQTGLHKNAVTLFDECIDDNVYNIQYTVASETDGGHGRVEERTLRAVSNVGFLNSEKKNWVGLKSLICVEAKRSIGDETSVEKRYYISSLTCKNPPNLLKYIRGHWGVENSLHWCLDISFADDERRIRKGYGAENFARLSRIALNLLKQQTKHKVGIKTRRLCCGWNEQYLYRVLTQQNKGL; encoded by the coding sequence ATGAAAAAAGAACAAAACCAACGCAGATTAATGGACTATTTTTCGACAATTGAAGACCCCAGAGTCGAGCGTACTCGCAAGCATGAGCTTAGCGATATTTTATCCATTGCAATTTGTGCAATAATTTGTGGCGCTGATGGATGGACACAGGTTGAAGAGTTCGCTCAGTGCAAAGAAGAGTGGTTTAAAAGTTTTCTTTCTTTGCCTAATGGCATTCCTTCTCACGACACATTTGGACGAGTATTTTCTTCTCTCAAACCCGACTCATTTGAACAATGCTTCCTCGAATGGGTCAATGCCTTAGCCCAAAAGAGTGAAGGCAGGCTCATAGCCATTGACGGCAAGACTATGCGTAGAAGCGTTGATTATGCATCTGAAAAAGCGGCTGTTCACATGGTAAATGCCTGGTGCGACACCAACAAAATGGTCATTGGGCAGATTGCAACAGAAACCAAGAGCAATGAGATAACGGCTATACCTAAGCTCTTGGAGTTAATTGATTTAGATGGTGCAGTTGTAACAACTGATGCTATGGGCTGCCAAAAGGAAATTGCTAATGCTGTAATTGAAAATGATGGGGACTATATCTTGCAGCTAAAGGCAAATCAGACCGGCCTGCATAAAAATGCAGTTACCCTTTTTGATGAATGTATAGACGATAATGTCTATAATATTCAATATACTGTTGCAAGTGAAACTGATGGAGGCCACGGCAGGGTTGAAGAACGCACATTGCGGGCTGTTTCAAATGTAGGATTCCTTAACTCTGAAAAGAAGAACTGGGTCGGGCTCAAGAGCCTGATATGTGTGGAGGCAAAGAGGAGCATAGGAGATGAAACAAGCGTAGAGAAACGGTATTACATATCAAGCCTGACTTGCAAAAATCCGCCAAATTTACTCAAATATATCAGGGGCCACTGGGGGGTAGAGAACTCCTTGCACTGGTGTTTAGATATCAGCTTTGCCGACGATGAAAGGAGAATAAGAAAAGGTTATGGAGCAGAAAATTTTGCAAGGCTCTCACGAATAGCACTGAATCTGCTAAAACAGCAAACCAAGCACAAGGTCGGCATAAAGACCAGAAGGCTGTGCTGCGGCTGGAACGAGCAATACCTATATCGCGTGCTGACACAACAAAATAAAGGACTTTAG
- a CDS encoding IS1634 family transposase encodes MFLAFEGCFDSGFGFGTDLPYCIGEFLCDNLGMYLKKHRRKKNGKCNTYYSIAEKRKVSGYRHVEKVVLYLGEISGSQKKAWQRSIEIINEDNKPVHKTLFAFDQDNQSCHDVDTIPVNISKMRLERPRRFGDCWLASEMWDQLGFDRFWSERIDTDRSPVAFSKVLKLLTVSRLIKPSAEYFVHQHWFSQSAMDAILDCDFEIAEKNRLYRCLDRILPYKDELCKYLKDTWQGMFNLEYDILLYDITSTYFEGLCKQNPKAEFGHSKDRRSDCRQVLIALVVTPEGFPLDYEVLQGNTSEKTTLRPLLNKIETMYGKANRVWLMDRGIPTEATLKFMRKNNISYLVGTPRRQLDDYSSELSEKDWEQVNSSVHVKYIEKEGECYVLARSRDRMQKERAMRKRKLRKYLDGLEKLKGYRNYERFYKRLGALQSQAGNAYRCVELDIPGQKERIEAGEFRYHINRQKYRDMIYRDGKYFLRTNQKGKDGKALWNEYMLQCNVEQSFRELKSDLGIRPVYHHKEERVDAHIFVAFISYCLQVTLRHKLRVSACGLTAQAALETMSRIQMLDVTFETLDGRYLLMERYTEPEADQRLILHHLNMDLPLQKPPKIYSSQVKD; translated from the coding sequence ATGTTTCTGGCCTTTGAGGGGTGTTTTGATTCTGGATTTGGCTTTGGTACAGACCTGCCCTATTGCATAGGTGAATTTCTATGCGATAATTTGGGTATGTATTTGAAAAAGCACAGGCGTAAAAAGAACGGTAAATGCAACACCTATTACAGTATTGCTGAGAAGCGGAAGGTCTCCGGTTATCGGCATGTGGAGAAGGTGGTTCTTTACCTTGGTGAGATCAGCGGCTCTCAAAAGAAGGCCTGGCAGAGATCAATTGAGATAATCAACGAAGATAACAAACCTGTACACAAAACTCTTTTTGCTTTTGATCAGGACAACCAGAGCTGTCACGATGTTGATACGATACCGGTTAACATCTCAAAGATGAGACTGGAACGACCGCGTAGGTTTGGCGATTGCTGGCTGGCTTCTGAGATGTGGGATCAGCTTGGTTTTGACCGCTTCTGGTCAGAGCGGATTGATACAGACAGATCGCCGGTCGCATTCTCAAAAGTCCTCAAGTTGCTTACGGTGAGCAGGCTGATAAAACCTTCTGCCGAATACTTTGTCCATCAGCACTGGTTCAGCCAGAGTGCTATGGACGCCATCCTTGATTGTGATTTTGAGATTGCCGAGAAAAACAGGCTCTACCGTTGTCTTGACCGTATCCTTCCATACAAAGACGAACTTTGCAAATACCTTAAAGACACCTGGCAAGGAATGTTCAACCTTGAGTACGACATCCTGCTCTATGATATCACCAGCACGTATTTCGAGGGGCTATGCAAGCAGAATCCCAAGGCAGAATTCGGCCACAGCAAAGACAGACGCAGTGATTGCAGACAGGTGCTGATAGCCCTTGTTGTTACGCCGGAGGGCTTTCCTCTTGACTATGAAGTACTTCAGGGAAATACATCTGAAAAGACGACATTAAGACCCCTGCTCAACAAGATAGAAACAATGTACGGCAAGGCCAACAGGGTCTGGCTGATGGACAGGGGCATACCAACGGAAGCTACGCTCAAGTTCATGCGTAAGAACAATATAAGCTATCTTGTTGGCACACCCCGCAGACAGCTCGATGATTATAGCAGTGAACTTTCTGAAAAGGACTGGGAGCAGGTAAACAGCAGTGTTCATGTGAAATACATCGAAAAAGAGGGCGAATGCTATGTCCTTGCCAGGAGCAGGGATCGTATGCAAAAGGAGAGGGCCATGCGTAAAAGAAAACTGCGTAAATATCTTGACGGACTTGAAAAACTCAAGGGATATCGCAATTATGAACGTTTTTATAAACGCCTTGGGGCTTTGCAATCACAGGCCGGTAACGCTTATAGATGTGTGGAGCTCGATATTCCGGGGCAAAAGGAGCGGATTGAAGCCGGCGAATTCAGGTATCACATAAACCGGCAGAAATACCGTGATATGATCTATCGTGACGGCAAGTACTTTTTGCGGACTAATCAGAAGGGCAAGGATGGTAAGGCACTCTGGAATGAGTATATGCTGCAGTGCAACGTTGAGCAGTCTTTCAGAGAACTCAAGAGTGATCTTGGCATTCGCCCTGTATATCACCATAAAGAAGAGCGTGTTGATGCCCATATCTTTGTGGCGTTTATAAGCTATTGCCTGCAGGTGACATTGCGGCATAAGCTGCGGGTGAGTGCCTGCGGCCTGACCGCACAGGCTGCCCTGGAAACGATGAGCCGTATCCAGATGCTTGATGTGACATTTGAAACACTTGACGGTCGGTACCTCTTGATGGAGAGGTACACCGAGCCCGAGGCAGATCAGCGTCTGATACTGCACCACCTGAACATGGATCTGCCGCTGCAGAAGCCACCCAAAATATACAGCAGCCAGGTCAAAGATTAA
- the accC gene encoding acetyl-CoA carboxylase biotin carboxylase subunit gives MFSKILIANRGEVALRIIRACHEMGIEAVVVYSTADKDSNYVRFADKAICIGPASPAQSYLNINAIISAAEIADVDAIHPGYGFLAENAHFAEVCRECNIAFIGPSPEAMTKLGDKAKARDMAVDAKVPVVPGSPGPLSDEESGRKLAREIGFPVMIKASAGGGGRGMRLVHNDISFRNAYQSAKAEAMGAFGNDEVYLEKFIENPRHVEVQVMSDKYGNVLHFYERDCSIQRRHQKLIEEAPCPVLDEETREKLCEAAKRLMKNAKYENAATVEFLLDKDRNFYFIEANTRIQVEHPVSELVTGHDLIKMQIRVAAGEELKLKQKDIKLNGCAIECRINAENPDMNFSPSPGPVDEFFVPGGFGVRVETFIKQGSYISPNYDSMIAKLLVHNNTRQEAIATMKRALNEFKIGPIKSTIPASLKILNDSDYVNNNVDTGYVERKIYPPKS, from the coding sequence ATGTTTTCAAAGATATTGATAGCAAACCGGGGCGAGGTTGCCCTGCGAATAATACGAGCCTGCCACGAGATGGGTATCGAGGCGGTAGTGGTGTATTCCACCGCCGACAAAGACTCAAATTATGTGCGTTTTGCCGACAAGGCAATCTGCATCGGCCCGGCCTCACCGGCTCAGAGCTACCTGAACATAAACGCGATAATCAGCGCCGCGGAGATCGCCGACGTTGACGCGATACACCCGGGCTACGGATTTCTCGCTGAAAACGCCCATTTCGCGGAGGTTTGCCGCGAGTGCAACATAGCTTTTATAGGCCCCTCGCCCGAGGCAATGACGAAACTCGGCGACAAAGCCAAGGCCCGCGATATGGCGGTAGATGCAAAGGTTCCCGTGGTTCCCGGCTCGCCGGGACCGCTGAGCGATGAGGAATCCGGCCGCAAGCTCGCCCGTGAAATCGGTTTTCCGGTAATGATAAAGGCATCTGCCGGCGGCGGCGGACGCGGCATGAGGCTTGTGCATAACGATATCAGTTTCCGCAACGCGTATCAGTCGGCCAAGGCCGAGGCGATGGGAGCGTTCGGCAATGATGAGGTATATCTGGAGAAATTCATCGAAAACCCGCGGCATGTCGAAGTGCAGGTCATGAGCGATAAGTACGGCAACGTGCTGCACTTCTATGAGCGTGACTGCTCAATTCAGCGCCGCCACCAGAAGCTCATCGAAGAGGCGCCCTGTCCGGTTCTTGACGAGGAAACCCGCGAGAAGCTCTGCGAAGCGGCAAAGCGGCTGATGAAAAACGCAAAATACGAAAACGCCGCGACTGTGGAATTTCTACTCGATAAGGACAGGAATTTCTACTTCATCGAGGCCAACACCCGTATCCAGGTTGAGCATCCGGTCAGCGAGCTGGTTACCGGCCATGATTTGATAAAGATGCAGATACGTGTTGCCGCCGGCGAAGAGCTCAAGCTCAAACAAAAAGATATCAAGCTCAACGGCTGCGCGATAGAGTGCAGGATCAACGCGGAAAATCCCGATATGAATTTTTCCCCGAGCCCCGGGCCGGTGGACGAATTTTTCGTGCCGGGCGGTTTCGGTGTTCGTGTGGAGACTTTCATCAAACAGGGCAGCTATATTTCGCCCAATTACGACTCGATGATCGCCAAACTGCTGGTGCACAACAACACCCGTCAGGAGGCAATCGCTACGATGAAACGCGCACTTAATGAGTTCAAAATCGGCCCGATAAAGAGTACAATTCCGGCATCGCTCAAGATACTCAATGACAGCGATTATGTGAACAACAACGTCGATACCGGCTATGTTGAGCGGAAAATCTATCCCCCAAAGTCATAA
- the accB gene encoding acetyl-CoA carboxylase biotin carboxyl carrier protein — translation MSEDSKKTVFKAVDIEKMKELTTVMSENNICELEIINDDNKIYLRRPEPQAPVMQSPAPVAAPVVMPAAASANAPAAAPAADESVDDGLAEIISPIVGTFYTSPSPDADPFVKKGDKVSDESVVCIVEAMKVMNEIKAELSGVIEEILVSNGEAVEFGQPLFKVRQ, via the coding sequence ATGAGTGAAGACTCGAAAAAAACAGTATTCAAGGCTGTTGATATAGAAAAAATGAAAGAGCTCACCACAGTGATGAGCGAGAACAACATCTGCGAGCTTGAGATAATTAACGATGATAACAAGATTTATCTTCGCCGGCCCGAACCGCAGGCACCGGTGATGCAGTCTCCGGCTCCGGTAGCCGCACCTGTTGTAATGCCCGCCGCGGCGTCGGCAAATGCACCCGCTGCCGCACCCGCGGCTGATGAGAGTGTTGACGACGGGCTGGCTGAAATCATATCTCCAATCGTGGGAACATTTTATACATCTCCTTCGCCTGATGCGGATCCGTTTGTCAAGAAGGGCGATAAGGTCAGCGATGAGTCGGTAGTCTGCATCGTCGAGGCTATGAAGGTAATGAACGAGATCAAGGCCGAGCTAAGCGGCGTGATCGAAGAGATTCTTGTTTCCAACGGCGAGGCCGTAGAGTTTGGCCAGCCGCTGTTCAAGGTAAGGCAATAG
- a CDS encoding ATP-binding protein: MSYKYVKRTIEPQLCRAAKEFPAVVLTGPRQSGKTTVIKEVFGHDYKYVSMELPDIRIIAENDPRGFLAEFSGRVIFDEIQYCPVLLPYIKELIDSDRQTKGRFILTGSQNLMLTENINESLAGRAAILKLYPFSLREYSHAGSSPFPWEQGYDPEQKKVPEENLWQFLLRGLYPEIATDTHRSSSLWHSSYISTYIERDVRLIKHVSDLGNFQVFLQALAIRNGQLLNLSEISRDIGVAVNTVKNWLSVLEATFQIVILRPYFENAGKRIVKSPKVYFTDIGTLCSLTGISDPVHLQKGPMGGSVFETCVIMELVKTFSSRAEPPKIYFWRTSAGDEVDIVVIHENKLIPIEIKLSSTPKISMARGINVLKEALPDKCLNGYVVYPGSLRLPLGSGTTAVPLRAF; this comes from the coding sequence ATGAGTTATAAATATGTGAAAAGAACTATTGAACCGCAGCTTTGCAGAGCGGCCAAAGAATTTCCCGCAGTAGTCCTGACCGGGCCTCGGCAGTCGGGAAAGACTACCGTAATCAAAGAAGTATTTGGACACGACTACAAATACGTTTCAATGGAGTTGCCGGATATACGAATAATTGCAGAAAATGATCCGAGAGGTTTTCTGGCGGAGTTTTCGGGCAGGGTCATTTTTGACGAGATTCAGTATTGCCCGGTTCTGCTGCCCTACATCAAGGAACTCATCGACTCGGACCGTCAAACAAAAGGCCGGTTTATCCTCACCGGCTCACAAAACCTCATGCTTACGGAGAATATCAATGAATCCCTTGCCGGCAGGGCAGCGATATTAAAATTGTACCCATTTTCGCTGCGAGAGTATTCACACGCCGGCAGCAGCCCTTTTCCGTGGGAACAAGGATACGATCCTGAGCAGAAAAAAGTCCCTGAAGAGAATCTATGGCAGTTTCTCTTACGCGGCTTATACCCTGAGATCGCCACAGACACTCACCGGTCTTCGTCTTTGTGGCACAGCAGCTACATAAGCACCTACATAGAGCGTGATGTCCGGCTGATTAAACATGTGTCCGATTTGGGGAATTTTCAGGTTTTTCTCCAGGCGCTGGCGATTCGAAACGGGCAGCTGCTGAATTTATCTGAAATATCGCGGGATATCGGAGTTGCGGTAAACACCGTTAAAAACTGGTTATCTGTGCTTGAAGCTACTTTCCAGATAGTGATACTGCGGCCATACTTTGAAAATGCCGGCAAACGAATTGTAAAAAGCCCTAAAGTTTACTTTACTGACATTGGAACATTATGCTCTCTGACCGGGATATCCGATCCGGTTCATCTGCAAAAGGGCCCTATGGGAGGGTCTGTGTTCGAGACTTGCGTAATTATGGAGCTTGTAAAGACCTTTAGTTCACGGGCAGAACCGCCAAAGATCTACTTCTGGCGGACATCCGCAGGTGACGAGGTTGACATTGTTGTTATACATGAGAACAAGCTTATCCCGATTGAAATAAAACTTTCATCTACCCCCAAAATATCAATGGCAAGGGGAATCAATGTATTAAAAGAAGCTTTGCCGGACAAATGTCTTAATGGTTATGTTGTATATCCCGGTTCTTTGAGACTGCCCCTTGGCTCAGGAACAACTGCCGTGCCTCTGCGGGCATTTTAA